From one Verrucomicrobiota bacterium genomic stretch:
- the leuS gene encoding leucine--tRNA ligase, which translates to MVQERASYDFQKIEPFWQKKWLEGKTFCAQDGNGKKYYALDMFPYPSGAGLHIGHPEGYTASDILVRYKWAKGYNVLHPMGWDAFGLPAEQHAIATGKHPSINTAANIDRFRTQIQSLGFAIDWDREVNTTSPDYYRWTQWIFLQLFKHGLAYVGDKPVWWCPELRAVLSNEEVIDGKSERGEFPVERRNLRQWVLRITRYADRLLEGLNDLDWPDSTKRQQIEWIGRSEGAEVDFEVVGNPREKISVYTTRPDTLYGATFLVIAPEHPLVSKITSSEQRKAVDAYVEQAKHKSDLERTGLAKDKTGVFSGSYARNPLNGREIPIWIADYVLISYGTGAIMAVPAHDERDYAFAKEFHLPIIPVIQPSDPSQAPKDQAYIAEGVMINSGPCDGLTNEEAKKKVIEILEEQGCGNRAIQYKLRDWLFSRQRYWGEPIPILWIERAAYDQALQSGKAYFKDDVPQEAVSYTKDGVEWCAIPVAWDQLPLKLPEVTSYLPSDSGESPLANAQDWLHVYVDLHIGAISQNSGEGKVPATRETNTMPQWAGSCWYYLRYLSPHEEAALVNPEAEAYWGCPDFYIGGAEHAVLHLLYARFWHQFLYDIGAIKASKEPFPKLYHQGIILGSDGSKMSKSRGNVINPDDIVQQYGADSLRLYEMFLGPLNAMKPWSERGIEGVHRFLKKVWTMYIGADGETKPFIDVPVSEVEKSINETIEKVTNDIEMLQFNTAISQMMIFVNNAKNHGLTKEQGRQFLQLLAPFAPHIAEELWYRIGEPFSIAHVPWPVAKTIAKSSTQKIVVQINGKVRGELEVPSGTGQAAVEEKAQALSKIEPYLRDHKIIKKIYIPGKILNIVVE; encoded by the coding sequence GCGCAGGGCTGCATATCGGCCACCCCGAGGGTTATACCGCGTCGGACATTTTAGTGCGTTATAAGTGGGCGAAGGGGTACAATGTATTGCATCCAATGGGGTGGGATGCGTTTGGTCTCCCGGCAGAGCAACATGCGATCGCGACTGGTAAACACCCTTCGATTAATACGGCGGCGAACATCGACCGTTTCCGTACCCAGATTCAATCGCTAGGGTTTGCAATTGATTGGGATCGCGAAGTCAACACGACGTCACCCGATTACTACCGATGGACGCAGTGGATCTTTTTGCAATTGTTTAAGCACGGTCTTGCGTATGTCGGTGATAAGCCGGTATGGTGGTGCCCCGAACTGCGGGCAGTACTGTCCAATGAAGAGGTCATTGATGGAAAGTCAGAGCGTGGAGAGTTTCCTGTCGAGCGACGTAATTTACGGCAATGGGTTTTGCGGATTACCCGTTATGCTGACCGTCTTTTAGAGGGGCTTAACGATCTCGATTGGCCGGATTCGACCAAGCGGCAACAGATTGAGTGGATTGGGCGTTCAGAAGGTGCGGAGGTTGATTTTGAAGTCGTCGGGAATCCTCGAGAAAAGATTTCGGTTTATACCACGCGCCCAGATACGCTTTACGGAGCAACATTTTTAGTCATCGCCCCGGAGCATCCATTAGTGTCGAAAATTACAAGTTCGGAGCAACGGAAGGCTGTTGATGCCTATGTCGAGCAAGCGAAACATAAGAGCGATTTGGAGCGAACGGGCCTCGCCAAAGATAAAACCGGTGTGTTTTCGGGAAGTTACGCGCGCAATCCGTTGAACGGTCGTGAAATTCCGATTTGGATCGCGGATTATGTTTTGATTTCCTATGGTACGGGAGCGATTATGGCGGTACCGGCACACGATGAGCGCGATTACGCCTTTGCCAAAGAATTTCATTTGCCCATTATCCCGGTCATTCAGCCTAGTGATCCGAGCCAAGCGCCTAAAGATCAAGCCTACATTGCGGAGGGTGTAATGATCAATTCCGGACCTTGTGATGGCCTCACGAATGAGGAAGCGAAAAAGAAGGTAATTGAGATTTTGGAGGAACAAGGCTGTGGGAATCGCGCGATCCAGTATAAGCTCCGCGATTGGCTGTTTTCTCGTCAACGTTACTGGGGCGAACCGATTCCGATTTTGTGGATTGAGCGCGCGGCATATGATCAAGCGCTCCAGAGTGGAAAGGCGTATTTTAAAGACGACGTCCCTCAAGAAGCGGTCAGTTATACGAAAGATGGTGTCGAGTGGTGCGCGATTCCGGTAGCATGGGATCAACTACCGCTCAAGCTTCCCGAGGTAACGTCGTACCTACCATCAGATAGCGGTGAAAGTCCACTAGCGAACGCCCAGGATTGGCTCCATGTTTATGTTGACCTGCATATCGGTGCGATCTCGCAAAATTCTGGCGAGGGAAAAGTACCGGCGACACGTGAGACCAATACAATGCCTCAGTGGGCCGGTTCATGTTGGTACTACTTGCGCTATCTTTCACCTCATGAAGAAGCGGCACTAGTTAATCCGGAGGCGGAAGCCTACTGGGGCTGTCCGGATTTTTACATCGGTGGTGCTGAGCATGCCGTATTGCACTTACTTTACGCGCGGTTTTGGCATCAGTTTTTGTATGATATTGGTGCAATCAAAGCTTCGAAGGAGCCCTTTCCAAAACTCTATCATCAAGGGATTATCTTGGGAAGTGATGGTAGCAAGATGTCGAAGAGTCGAGGCAATGTTATCAATCCGGATGATATCGTCCAACAGTACGGTGCGGACTCGCTGCGCCTTTATGAGATGTTTTTGGGGCCACTGAACGCGATGAAGCCGTGGAGTGAGCGTGGTATTGAGGGCGTTCACCGCTTTTTGAAAAAAGTATGGACGATGTACATTGGTGCAGATGGGGAGACAAAGCCGTTTATCGATGTTCCAGTGTCTGAAGTCGAGAAAAGTATCAATGAGACGATCGAGAAAGTGACAAACGACATCGAGATGCTCCAGTTCAATACGGCGATTTCGCAGATGATGATTTTTGTTAACAACGCGAAAAACCACGGATTGACCAAGGAGCAGGGGCGGCAATTTCTTCAACTCTTAGCGCCGTTTGCGCCCCATATTGCAGAGGAGCTATGGTATCGCATCGGTGAGCCATTTTCGATCGCACATGTACCGTGGCCAGTTGCTAAGACGATAGCAAAATCCTCAACGCAAAAAATCGTTGTCCAAATCAATGGTAAGGTTCGTGGTGAGTTGGAGGTCCCTTCTGGAACAGGGCAAGCGGCGGTCGAAGAAAAGGCGCAGGCACTATCTAAAATCGAACCCTATCTCCGCGATCATAAAATCATCAAGAAGATCTACATTCCTGGAAAAATTCTCAACATCGTTGTTGAGTAA
- the raiA gene encoding ribosome-associated translation inhibitor RaiA — MDRDIIISGVHLDLTEALKQIVTEKAEKLYRRDERIIRIRFDLEHVTTKDPATEFVAKGHIEIQGPDIIASSASDDLYKSIDLLIQKLDRQLSERTKK, encoded by the coding sequence ATGGATAGAGACATCATTATCTCTGGGGTGCATCTCGACCTTACCGAGGCGCTGAAACAAATCGTTACGGAAAAAGCCGAAAAGCTCTACCGTCGCGATGAACGGATTATCCGTATCCGTTTCGACCTCGAGCACGTGACGACAAAAGATCCTGCGACGGAATTTGTTGCCAAAGGACATATCGAAATTCAAGGTCCTGATATCATTGCGTCCTCTGCGAGTGACGATCTTTACAAATCCATCGATCTACTCATCCAAAAACTTGACCGCCAGTTGAGTGAGCGCACCAAAAAGTAG
- a CDS encoding ABC transporter ATP-binding protein yields the protein MPDPLLSVRELSIRFRDVAQPTVSGISFDLFPKKTLALVGGSGSGKTLIATNLVRLSDNVEISGKILFEGRDVLGFSPKDLEQLRRCDLAYIFQEPALALNPSLTIGYQLREIVQEKGAEKKIRTILEHVGFQDISRILRAYPHELSGGMQQRAMIALALVNKPKILVADEPTTALDVVLQKQILDLIRRLQQDLGFALLLITHDFALLPSLADEVCVLSNGKIIERGTPQEILKHPQQTYTRSLVESIFTLPRVVS from the coding sequence ATGCCGGATCCTCTACTTTCAGTTCGTGAGCTTAGTATACGTTTTAGAGATGTAGCGCAGCCGACGGTATCGGGGATCAGCTTCGATCTTTTTCCCAAAAAAACGTTAGCGCTCGTTGGGGGGAGCGGAAGTGGGAAAACACTCATTGCGACGAACTTGGTACGCCTATCGGACAATGTCGAAATCTCGGGGAAAATTCTTTTCGAGGGGCGGGACGTTTTAGGTTTTTCTCCTAAAGATCTGGAACAGCTACGGCGCTGCGACCTGGCATATATTTTTCAAGAGCCCGCATTGGCCCTGAATCCGTCGCTGACAATCGGATACCAGTTGCGCGAAATTGTACAGGAGAAGGGGGCCGAGAAAAAGATCCGAACGATTTTAGAGCATGTCGGATTTCAGGATATTTCGAGAATTTTACGTGCCTATCCGCACGAACTTAGCGGGGGGATGCAACAGCGCGCGATGATTGCGCTGGCGTTAGTGAATAAACCCAAAATTCTCGTCGCCGATGAGCCAACAACGGCGCTCGACGTTGTTTTACAAAAACAAATCCTCGATCTTATCCGTCGACTTCAACAGGATTTGGGTTTTGCATTGTTGTTGATTACCCATGATTTCGCGCTCCTTCCTTCGCTTGCCGATGAAGTGTGTGTGCTTAGTAACGGAAAAATCATTGAAAGAGGAACGCCGCAAGAAATTCTCAAACACCCGCAACAGACTTATACCAGGAGCCTCGTCGAATCGATCTTTACGCTCCCGCGTGTTGTTTCATAG
- the rsmI gene encoding 16S rRNA (cytidine(1402)-2'-O)-methyltransferase: MATGTLFVVATPIGNLNDLSPRAAETLRCCTTIACEDTRVSKKVFQNIGVTANLIAYHDLNEITQAVNLVQKLRDGENLAVVCDAGTPTVSDPGFRIVRECQKIHIPVVPIPGPNAAITALSASGLPTNRFLFLGFPGHKQHARLQLLEEFRNFNATLIFYESCYRVEAFLQDIAHVMGPQRVISVAKELTKLHETILTGTASDLLLQLPPLKGEFAVLIAPPEFVL, from the coding sequence ATGGCTACTGGAACGCTTTTTGTTGTTGCGACACCGATTGGGAATCTCAACGACCTTTCCCCTCGAGCAGCCGAAACGTTGCGGTGTTGTACGACAATCGCATGCGAGGATACGCGTGTTTCCAAAAAAGTTTTCCAAAACATCGGCGTTACGGCCAACCTCATCGCTTACCACGATCTCAACGAAATCACACAGGCCGTCAATCTGGTACAAAAGTTACGCGATGGAGAAAATCTCGCCGTGGTCTGTGACGCAGGGACACCGACGGTCAGTGATCCGGGATTCCGTATTGTTCGTGAGTGCCAAAAAATTCACATTCCCGTTGTTCCAATTCCGGGACCTAATGCCGCAATCACTGCGCTCTCGGCCTCGGGGTTGCCCACAAATCGCTTTTTATTTTTAGGTTTTCCGGGACACAAACAACATGCGCGTCTCCAATTGCTCGAAGAATTTCGGAATTTCAACGCAACACTTATTTTCTACGAATCCTGTTACCGCGTCGAAGCATTTTTACAAGACATCGCGCACGTTATGGGGCCCCAACGCGTTATTTCGGTCGCTAAAGAACTTACCAAGCTCCACGAAACCATCTTAACGGGAACCGCCAGCGACCTTTTATTACAACTTCCTCCACTCAAAGGAGAATTTGCCGTCCTTATCGCGCCACCGGAGTTTGTTCTATGA
- a CDS encoding phosphatidate cytidylyltransferase, translating into MIRRTLSTIFLWSLIGAVLAILGTPGGVFLLIFAASLTQYEFYQLVEQMGNRPYKYTATLFGTFFLLHVYAQPIGLSTISSAVAATTFLTVLYSTTITLKQTPEAILKSLIPTLFGFAYIPVLFALPIEFIKNGPLYYSSEIVATLLIIWMIVVIKCADVGGLLVGCLIGKHHIAPAFSPKKTYEGLLGSLIFSIAAGVIFRCCSDHLWPNDFTLTATIIIAAILSFFSLISDLVESGLKRLANVKDSGNSIPGIGGIFDLTDSLVLTLPLGVILIKTFVLC; encoded by the coding sequence ATGATCCGACGCACTTTAAGTACGATTTTTTTATGGAGCTTGATTGGCGCTGTTTTAGCGATTTTGGGAACACCCGGTGGCGTTTTTCTCCTCATTTTTGCCGCCTCGCTTACCCAATACGAGTTCTATCAACTCGTAGAGCAAATGGGAAACCGCCCGTACAAATATACGGCAACTTTGTTTGGAACATTCTTTTTGCTCCATGTTTACGCGCAACCCATTGGACTGAGCACGATCAGTTCCGCCGTCGCCGCAACCACATTTCTTACAGTCTTATACTCGACGACAATCACTCTCAAACAAACTCCTGAGGCAATTTTAAAATCCCTAATTCCAACGCTTTTTGGTTTTGCTTACATACCCGTTTTATTCGCATTGCCGATCGAATTTATTAAAAATGGTCCACTTTATTACAGCTCTGAAATTGTCGCGACCTTATTAATTATATGGATGATTGTCGTCATCAAATGCGCTGATGTCGGCGGATTGTTAGTGGGCTGTCTTATTGGGAAACATCACATCGCACCTGCGTTTAGCCCGAAAAAAACTTACGAGGGATTATTGGGATCGTTGATCTTTTCCATTGCTGCCGGCGTGATTTTCAGATGCTGCTCCGATCACCTTTGGCCGAACGATTTCACGCTTACAGCGACCATTATCATCGCAGCGATTTTATCGTTTTTTTCCCTTATTTCTGACCTCGTCGAATCGGGACTCAAGCGCCTCGCCAACGTAAAAGATTCAGGGAATTCGATCCCGGGCATTGGCGGTATCTTTGACCTCACCGACAGTCTTGTCCTAACGTTGCCTCTCGGAGTTATTCTTATTAAAACTTTTGTGCTCTGTTAA
- the uppS gene encoding polyprenyl diphosphate synthase, protein MLTKKMDPANPKHIAIIMDGNRRWAQQHHLPTFFGHRRGVHAVTQAVQAALRHKIPYLSFFAFSTENWKRSAAEIDYLMGLFRRSIEHFRRWVQRYAIRIRFIGNRTVLNPTLQEKMQALENASASNDALTVVIAINYGSRDELIRTIASLTELEKEHITWELLREKLDTRGLPDVDLVIRTSGEQRLSNFLLLQSAYAEIIFLQQGWPDFSSQDFEAALLEYQHRQRNFGQ, encoded by the coding sequence TTGCTGACGAAGAAGATGGACCCGGCTAACCCCAAACATATCGCGATCATTATGGACGGCAATCGCCGGTGGGCACAGCAGCACCATCTACCGACGTTTTTCGGCCATCGCCGTGGGGTTCATGCCGTTACTCAGGCCGTACAAGCTGCGCTCCGTCATAAAATCCCCTACCTCTCATTTTTTGCATTTTCGACAGAGAATTGGAAACGTTCCGCCGCTGAAATCGACTACCTTATGGGCCTCTTTCGGCGTTCTATTGAACATTTTCGTCGGTGGGTCCAACGTTATGCCATTCGTATACGGTTTATTGGAAATCGAACAGTGCTAAACCCAACGTTACAGGAGAAAATGCAAGCGCTGGAAAATGCTTCAGCCTCTAACGACGCGCTGACCGTTGTGATTGCGATCAACTACGGCAGCCGCGACGAACTGATTCGAACCATCGCGTCACTGACAGAATTAGAAAAAGAACACATTACTTGGGAGTTATTAAGGGAAAAATTGGATACTCGCGGACTCCCCGATGTCGACCTGGTGATCCGCACTTCCGGAGAGCAGCGTTTGAGTAACTTTCTACTGTTACAATCGGCTTATGCCGAAATTATTTTCCTTCAACAGGGGTGGCCCGATTTCTCGTCACAGGATTTTGAGGCCGCACTTTTAGAATATCAACACCGACAACGGAATTTTGGACAATGA
- the ffh gene encoding signal recognition particle protein yields MFESITDKLSQVFRTLRGTHRLSEKNIADALGEIRTALLSADVNFTVANNFIQRTRDRCLGKEVLQSVTPDQQFIKIVFDELVTLLGEREVPTLNAARPLKILIVGLHGSGKTTTVAKLARFLKHKAGFSSPLAVACDVYRPAAIDQLEQLSQQIGITCYTEHNTKDAIKITRDGLHSAQESGNDVILFDTAGRLQIDQDLIHEVQQIEKAVQPQEVFLVADGALGQEAANVAQKFREALPLTGIILTKLDGDTRAGAALSMKEITGIAIRYIGTGEKLDAFEIFHPERIAQRILGMGDVVSLVEKAQEQVDETKAKELEKKLKKGKFDMNDFLSQLQSIKNMGPLESLIKHLPGMHQLNLGPEANTRVQRTEAIIYSMTPKERANPGIIDGSRRLRIAHGSGTSVQDVNALLKSFKQMQTVMKKVKGSKVNLASLFGGR; encoded by the coding sequence ATGTTTGAGTCGATTACCGACAAACTCAGCCAGGTTTTCCGGACCTTACGTGGCACACATAGGCTCTCTGAAAAAAATATCGCGGATGCCTTGGGCGAGATTCGCACGGCACTTCTTTCGGCCGATGTCAATTTTACTGTTGCCAATAACTTCATCCAACGCACTCGGGATCGATGCCTCGGGAAAGAGGTGCTGCAAAGCGTTACACCAGATCAACAATTCATTAAAATCGTTTTCGACGAGCTTGTCACATTACTAGGCGAACGCGAGGTTCCAACGCTCAATGCGGCGCGTCCCCTCAAAATTCTCATCGTCGGCCTTCATGGGTCGGGAAAGACAACAACAGTCGCCAAGTTAGCACGTTTTTTGAAACACAAAGCAGGTTTCAGCTCGCCGCTTGCTGTTGCGTGTGATGTCTATCGGCCGGCAGCTATCGATCAGCTCGAGCAACTCTCTCAGCAAATTGGCATTACCTGTTACACAGAACATAACACGAAAGATGCGATTAAGATTACCCGCGATGGACTTCATAGTGCCCAAGAGAGTGGGAATGACGTCATTTTATTCGATACCGCGGGACGTCTCCAGATCGATCAAGACCTGATTCATGAGGTGCAGCAAATTGAAAAGGCCGTACAGCCACAGGAGGTTTTTCTTGTCGCCGATGGCGCACTCGGACAGGAGGCTGCGAACGTTGCTCAAAAGTTTCGCGAAGCGTTACCGTTAACAGGAATCATCCTCACCAAGCTCGATGGCGATACCCGAGCTGGCGCAGCGCTCTCGATGAAGGAAATAACGGGCATTGCAATTCGTTATATTGGTACAGGCGAAAAGCTCGACGCGTTTGAAATCTTCCACCCCGAGCGTATCGCGCAACGAATCTTAGGGATGGGCGACGTAGTTTCGCTCGTCGAAAAAGCCCAAGAGCAGGTCGACGAGACCAAGGCAAAAGAACTCGAAAAGAAGCTCAAAAAAGGAAAATTCGATATGAACGATTTCCTGAGCCAGCTTCAGTCGATTAAAAACATGGGGCCACTCGAATCGCTCATCAAACACCTCCCGGGGATGCACCAACTCAATCTCGGTCCTGAGGCCAATACCCGTGTTCAACGAACGGAGGCAATTATTTATTCGATGACGCCTAAAGAACGTGCCAACCCCGGCATTATCGACGGCTCGCGACGGCTACGAATCGCACACGGTTCGGGGACCTCTGTCCAGGACGTCAATGCGCTCCTCAAAAGCTTTAAACAGATGCAAACGGTGATGAAAAAGGTTAAAGGTTCCAAGGTCAACCTCGCCTCGCTCTTTGGCGGGCGTTAA
- a CDS encoding RNA methyltransferase, which produces MTALIRSRSNEKIKFINRLKKPAHRKQYNLFLVEGFREITRAQAGGYVRELLFCPELWTDHESAQSLVTQLENARIPITEVSSEVFSKISLREHGDGLLALGTATALDFNNFTPNNPAFLLVTEGIEKPSNFGAIVRTAESAGIDAVIVLDQSTEIFNPNVIRNSQGAVFSMPIYHATTEAFLDFTARHHITTFVTTPHAERLYFEGNLQHSAAILVGSESHGVSEHWLQQAHTIRIPQQGISDSLNVSAATAVVLYECVRQRWIRV; this is translated from the coding sequence ATGACAGCGTTGATTCGCAGCAGATCTAACGAAAAAATCAAGTTTATCAATAGACTCAAAAAACCCGCACATCGCAAGCAATATAATCTTTTTCTCGTCGAAGGATTTCGAGAAATTACGCGAGCTCAGGCCGGTGGCTACGTCCGGGAATTGTTATTTTGCCCTGAATTATGGACTGATCACGAATCCGCGCAATCACTCGTAACACAGCTCGAAAACGCAAGAATTCCCATAACAGAGGTTTCATCCGAGGTCTTTTCTAAAATTTCCCTTCGGGAACACGGTGACGGATTATTGGCTCTTGGAACTGCAACTGCTCTAGATTTTAACAACTTTACCCCTAACAACCCTGCATTTTTACTCGTTACCGAGGGAATTGAAAAACCTAGCAACTTTGGTGCAATCGTTCGTACCGCGGAATCAGCGGGTATCGACGCGGTCATCGTTCTCGATCAATCAACGGAAATTTTTAACCCCAACGTGATCCGTAATTCCCAGGGCGCCGTCTTTTCGATGCCAATTTATCACGCGACGACGGAAGCATTTTTGGACTTTACGGCACGACATCATATCACTACTTTCGTCACGACTCCCCACGCGGAACGGCTCTATTTTGAAGGAAACCTTCAACATTCGGCGGCGATCCTCGTCGGCTCCGAAAGCCACGGCGTCAGCGAGCACTGGCTCCAACAGGCCCATACAATCCGGATTCCGCAGCAGGGAATTTCGGACTCGCTCAATGTCTCAGCTGCCACGGCCGTTGTACTTTATGAATGCGTTCGGCAACGATGGATTCGCGTTTGA
- the fabG gene encoding 3-oxoacyl-[acyl-carrier-protein] reductase, which translates to MVEKGAKRVALVTGAGRGLGAAIAKKLSRSAHVICVSRSSNCEKVAETIRGEGYSAESFSVDVADGAAVEAAAAALLKKHPHIDILVNNAGITRDTLVLRMKNEDWEDVLRTDLNSCFYWTKALLRGMTQCRWGRIVNISSVVGKMGNFGQANYAAAKAGIIGFTKSVAKEVASRGVCVNAVAPGFIESDMTAVLPEKAVEEMRKLIPMKRMGSPEDVANAVDFLCSDAASYITGEVLTVDGGMTM; encoded by the coding sequence ATGGTTGAGAAAGGCGCAAAGCGGGTCGCGTTAGTGACGGGAGCGGGTCGAGGGCTTGGAGCTGCGATCGCTAAAAAACTTTCCCGTTCTGCCCACGTAATTTGCGTGAGTCGTTCGTCGAATTGCGAAAAAGTTGCCGAGACTATCCGGGGGGAAGGTTATTCAGCGGAGTCGTTTTCTGTCGATGTCGCCGATGGTGCCGCGGTGGAGGCTGCTGCTGCTGCGTTATTGAAAAAACATCCGCATATCGATATTTTAGTGAACAATGCGGGCATTACGCGGGATACGCTTGTTCTGCGGATGAAAAATGAGGATTGGGAAGACGTTTTGCGGACTGACTTGAATAGTTGTTTTTACTGGACTAAGGCGCTATTGCGCGGTATGACTCAGTGTCGTTGGGGACGGATTGTCAATATCTCTTCTGTGGTTGGTAAGATGGGGAATTTCGGGCAAGCAAACTACGCTGCCGCCAAGGCGGGAATTATTGGTTTTACGAAATCCGTTGCGAAGGAAGTCGCCTCGCGGGGAGTCTGTGTCAATGCCGTAGCGCCGGGGTTTATCGAGAGCGATATGACAGCTGTATTGCCCGAAAAGGCCGTTGAGGAAATGCGAAAATTAATTCCCATGAAGCGTATGGGAAGTCCGGAAGATGTCGCTAATGCGGTCGATTTTCTTTGTTCCGATGCGGCAAGCTACATTACGGGCGAGGTTTTAACCGTTGACGGTGGAATGACGATGTAA
- a CDS encoding thiamine diphosphokinase, with product MNVADRQLLQILPSLGTYRSVLCLNSRLPSPELIRSFHLPIIATDGASVTLQEMGITPSVVIGDGDSLGTATPSQGSIWIQNRDQNFSDFEKAIQFLRAYRLFPAVVLGIGGGYIDHVLYNIELLSQIVCVGYDAPNLLLGLTGTRRLSFPQNTKISFFGVPEAVISTHGLKWELEYYLLRFPTHSSCFNRSCCRDLEFKVHSGRALLVVYLENIDDAGSVDASLL from the coding sequence ATGAATGTTGCCGATCGGCAGTTGCTCCAAATACTTCCCTCGTTAGGAACTTACCGTTCGGTGTTGTGTCTCAATAGCCGGTTGCCATCTCCGGAACTTATTCGAAGTTTTCATCTTCCCATTATTGCGACCGATGGCGCCTCGGTAACGCTGCAAGAAATGGGTATTACGCCGTCTGTTGTGATTGGCGACGGTGATAGTCTTGGCACCGCAACACCGAGCCAGGGCAGCATATGGATTCAAAATAGAGACCAAAATTTTTCGGATTTTGAAAAAGCAATTCAGTTTCTAAGAGCGTATCGGTTATTTCCAGCAGTTGTTTTAGGCATTGGTGGCGGATATATTGATCACGTTTTATACAATATCGAACTTCTGTCCCAGATAGTATGTGTGGGATATGATGCCCCCAATCTCTTGCTGGGTCTTACGGGAACGCGTCGACTTTCATTCCCACAAAATACAAAAATTTCTTTTTTCGGTGTACCGGAGGCTGTGATTTCTACACACGGTTTGAAGTGGGAGCTGGAATATTATTTATTGCGGTTTCCAACGCACAGTTCTTGTTTTAACCGTTCTTGTTGCCGTGATTTGGAGTTCAAAGTGCACTCTGGGCGTGCTTTATTGGTAGTTTATTTGGAAAATATCGATGACGCCGGAAGTGTAGATGCCTCGCTGTTGTAA
- the sucC gene encoding ADP-forming succinate--CoA ligase subunit beta — translation MNIHEFQAKELFVEYNIPTTEGLVIRSLSEIPIALERFPEKAVIKAQIHAGGRGKGTIVGTNLPGVYLARSAEDTARYIQQTLGGILVTNQTGSQGKRIRALYLCDVVEVEHEYYLSVQIDRNTAKPMITVSRSGGVEIEVNAGNLNSISVDLESNIHTFQIRALARALELERRMVPSFIELVSNLCRLFHEKDATLIEINPLSLTSEGALIALDAKVILDDNALYRHPELEALRDMAEDDPLEECASRFGMNYVAAEGDIACVVNGAGLAMATMDMITFYGGKAANFLDLGSRADPIQVREALRIVQENPNTRGIFVNIFGGIAQCDVIAEGILEQCPQTMPVVVRLQGASAERGQQLLREGTPSVILENDLDQAVKTIVSKVKER, via the coding sequence ATGAATATCCACGAATTCCAGGCCAAGGAGCTTTTCGTTGAGTATAACATTCCGACAACAGAGGGCCTCGTTATTCGTAGCCTTTCAGAGATTCCGATCGCATTAGAGCGTTTCCCCGAAAAAGCAGTGATTAAGGCGCAAATTCATGCGGGTGGGCGTGGAAAAGGGACAATTGTTGGAACGAATCTCCCGGGCGTTTATTTGGCGCGTAGTGCCGAGGATACAGCGCGTTATATCCAACAAACACTTGGAGGTATTCTGGTAACAAATCAAACGGGGTCTCAGGGGAAGCGGATTCGTGCTCTCTATCTCTGCGATGTCGTTGAAGTTGAGCACGAGTACTATTTAAGTGTACAGATTGATCGCAACACCGCGAAGCCCATGATAACGGTTTCGCGTTCTGGTGGCGTTGAAATTGAGGTGAACGCGGGGAATCTTAATTCGATTTCTGTCGATCTTGAGTCCAACATTCATACATTTCAAATACGGGCATTAGCGCGGGCGCTTGAACTTGAACGGCGCATGGTTCCCAGCTTTATTGAACTTGTCTCCAATCTTTGCCGCCTATTCCATGAGAAAGATGCAACTCTAATTGAGATCAACCCGCTCAGTCTTACTTCGGAAGGTGCGCTCATCGCGTTGGATGCAAAGGTTATTTTGGACGATAATGCACTTTACCGACATCCCGAGTTGGAAGCACTTCGCGATATGGCAGAGGATGATCCGTTGGAAGAGTGTGCTAGCCGATTTGGCATGAATTATGTCGCGGCGGAAGGGGATATCGCCTGTGTCGTTAACGGTGCTGGACTCGCGATGGCAACAATGGATATGATTACGTTTTATGGTGGAAAGGCGGCAAACTTTCTCGACCTCGGAAGTCGTGCTGACCCGATTCAAGTCCGGGAGGCGCTGCGTATTGTCCAGGAAAATCCCAATACTCGAGGGATTTTTGTTAACATTTTTGGCGGTATTGCACAGTGTGACGTGATCGCTGAGGGAATTTTAGAACAATGCCCTCAGACTATGCCGGTTGTTGTTCGTCTACAGGGAGCAAGTGCGGAGCGAGGACAACAGCTGTTACGGGAGGGGACGCCGTCAGTTATTTTAGAGAATGATTTAGATCAAGCGGTAAAAACAATTGTTTCGAAAGTGAAGGAGCGATGA